The Pseudomonas sp. S06B 330 genome contains the following window.
CGGTGGCGCTGGGAGTACCCAGCTGCGTGGTGATTTTCGAGCCACAGCCGCGTGAATACTTTGCTCCGGACTCTGCGCCGGCCCGTTTGGCACGTCTGCGTGACAAGGTCGCGCTGCTGGCCGCTGAAGGGGTAGACCGGGTGTTGTGCCTGGCGTTCAACCAGCGCCTGAGCAAACTCAGCGCCGCTGAGTTCGTCGACACCATCCTGGTTGATGGCCTGGGTGTTAAGCACCTGGAGGTCGGCGATGATTTCCGCTTTGGGTGTGATCGCGTCGGCGACTTCGAGTTTCTTCAGCAGGCTGGCCTGAGCCAGGGTTTCACTGTTGAAGCCGCGCAGACCGTCGAGCAGGAAGGCCTGCGGGTCAGCAGTACGCAAGTGCGCAGCGCGTTGGCCAAGGCCGACTTCGCCCTCGCCGAGCGCCTGCTGGGGCGCCCTTACCGGATCAGCGGCCGTGTACTGCATGGGCAGAAGCTGGCGCGCCAGTTGGGTACGCCGACTGCCAACATACAACTCAAGCGTCATCGCGTACCGCTCACTGGGGTCTACCTGGTCAGCGTCGAGCTCGATGGCAAGGCTTGGCCAGGCGTCGCCAACATCGGCGTGCGGCCAACCGTTTCAGGTGATGGCCGTGCCCACCTGGAAGTGCATCTCCTGGATTATGCCGGCGATCTCTATGGCCGGCGCCTGACGGTGGAATTCCACCACAAGCTGCGCGACGAGCAGCGTTTCGCCTCCCTGGAGGCGCTGAAGTCGGCGATCGATGCGGATATCGCCGCCGCACGTGCCCATTGGCACGCTCAACCGCTAACGAAGAGCCTGAAATGACCGACTATAAAGCCACGCTAAACCTTCCGGACACCGCCTTCCCGATGAAGGCCGGCCTGCCACAGCGCGAACCGCAGATTTTGCAGCGCTGGGACAGCATTGGCCTGTACCAGAAGCTGCGCGAAATTGGCAAGGATCGTCCGAAGTTCGTATTGCACGACGGCCCGCCCTACGCCAACGGCAAGATTCACATCGGTCATGCGCTGAACAAGATTCTCAAGGACATGATTGTCCGTTCCAAGACCCTGTCCGGTTTCGATGCCCCGTACGTACCGGGCTGGGACTGCCACGGTCTGCCGATCGAGCACAAGGTTGAAGTGACTCACGGCAAGCACCTGAGCGCCGATCAGACCCGCGAGCTGTGCCGCGCCTATGCCGCCGAGCAGATCGAAGGTCAGAAGACCGAGTTCATCCGCCTGGGTGTGCTGGGTGACTGGGACAATCCTTACAAGACTATGAACTTTGCCAACGAGGCCGGTGAAATCCGTGCCCTGGCCGAGATGGTCAAGCACGGCTTCGTGTTCAAGGGCCTAAAACCTGTGAACTGGTGCTTCGATTGCGGTTCGGCCCTGGCCGAAGCCGAAGTCGAGTACGCCGACAAGAAATCGCAAACCATCGACGTCGCCTTCCCGGTGGCCGATGAAGCCAAGCTGGCGGCTGCTTTCGGCCTGGCATCGCTGGCCAAGCCCGCATCGATCGTGATCTGGACCACCACACCGTGGACCATTCCGGCCAACCAGGCGCTGAACGTCCACCCGGAGTTCACCTACGCCCTGGTCGATGTCGGCGACAAACTGCTGGTACTGGCGCAAGAGCTGGTTGAGTCGTGCCTGAAGCGTTATGCGCTGGAAGGCTCGGTCATTGCCACCGCGCCAGGTTCGGCACTGGAGCTGGTCAACTTCCGTCACCCGTTCTACGAGCGCCTGTCGCCCGTCTACCTGGCTGACTACGTTGAGTTGGGCGCCGGTACCGGCGTGGTTCACTCCGCGCCAGCCTACGGTGAAGACGACTTTGTGACCTGCAAGCGTTATGGCATGGTCAACGACGACATCCTCACCCCTGTGCAAAGCAATGGCGTGTACGTGCCATCGCTGGCGTTCTTCGGCGGCCAGTTCATCTGGAAAGCCAACCCCGCGATCGTCGACAAGCTCTCGGAAGTCGGTGCGCTGATGCACACCGAAACCATCAGCCACAGCTACATGCACTGCTGGCGCCACAAGACCCCGCTGATCTACCGCGCTACCGCGCAGTGGTTCGTCGGCATGGACAAGCAGCCTGACAACGGCGATACCCTGCGCAAGCGTGCGGTCAAAGCCATCGAAGAAACCAAGTTCGTCCCGGCCTGGGGCCAGGCGCGCCTGCATTCGATGATCGCCAACCGTCCGGACTGGTGCATCTCGCGTCAGCGTAACTGGGGCGTGCCGATTCCGTTCTTCCTCAACAAGCAAACCGGTGAGCTGCACCCGCGTACCGTCGAGCTGATGGAAGAAGTGGCCAAGCGCGTCGAGAAAGAAGGCATCGAAGCCTGGTTCAAGATGGACGCCGCTGAACTGCTCGGCGACGAGGCCGGCCAGTACGACAAGATCGCTGACACCCTCGACGTCTGGTTCGACTCCGGCACCACCCACTGGCACGTACTACGTGGCTCGCATAGCATCGGCCACGAGACCGGTCCGCGTGCCGACCTGTACCTGGAAGGTTCCGACCAGCACCGCGGCTGGTTCCATTCCTCGCTGCTGACTGGCTGCGCCATCGACAACCACGCGCCGTACCGCGAGCTGCTCACCCACGGTTTCACCGTCGACGAGAACGGCCGCAAGATGTCCAAGTCGCTGGGTAACACCATCGAGCCGCAGAAGGTCAACGACACCCTGGGTGCCGACATTCTGCGCCTGTGGGTTTCGGCCACTGATTACTCCGGTGAAATGGCGGTTTCCGAGCAGATCCTGCAGCGCAGCGCCGACGCCTACCGTCGTATCCGTAACACCGCGCGCTTCCTGCTCTCCAACCTGTCTGGCTTCGACCCGGCCCGTGACCTGCTGCCGGCCGAAGACATGCTGGCGCTGGACCGCTGGGCTGTTGACCGTACCCTGCTGCTGCAGCGTGAGCTGGAAGAGCATTACGGCGAATACCGCTTCTGGAACGTCTACTCGAAGATCCACAACTTCTGCGTGCAGGAGCTGGGTGGCTTCTACCTGGACATCATCAAGGACCGTCAGTACACCACTGGCGCCAACAGTGTTGCCCGTCGTTCCTGCCAGACTGCGCTGTACCACATCAGCGAAGCGCTGGTGCGCTGGATCGCGCCGATCCTGGCTTTCACCGCCGATGAGCTGTGGCAGTACCTGCCAGGCGAGCGCAACGAGTCGGTAATGCTCAACACCTGGTACCAGGGTCTGACCGAGCTGCCGGAAGGCTTCGAGCTGGGTCGCGCCTACTGGGATCGCGTGATGGCTGCCAAGACTGCGGTCAACAAGGAGCTGGAAAACCAGCGTTCGGCCAAGGCCATCGGTGGCAACCTGCAAGCTGAAGTCACCTTGTTCGCTGACGACGCCCTGAGCGCCGACCTGAACAAGCTGGGTGACGAGCTGCGTTTCGTGCTGATCACCTCGGCCGCCAGCGTTGCTCCGTTCGTCCAGGCACCTGCCGATGCGGTCGAGACCGAAGTGCCAGGCCTGAAGCTGAAAGTGGTCAAGTCCGGTCACGCCAAGTGCGGCCGTTGCTGGCACTTCCGCGCCGACGTTGGTGCGAATCCGGAGCATCCGGAGATTTGCGCCCGTTGTGCCGACAACATCAGCGGCAAAGGCGAGGTGCGCCACTATGCCTAACCCTGCTGCAGGGCGCTTCGGGCGCCTTGGCTGGCTCTGGCTGAGCGTGCTGGTCCTGGTCCTTGACCAGGCCAGCAAGTTCTACTTTGAGGGCACCCTGAGCCTGTACCAGCAGATCGTGGTCATTCCTGACTACTTCAGTTGGACGCTGGCGTACAACACCGGTGCCGCCTTCAGCTTCCTGGCCGATAGTTCCGGCTGGCAGCGTTGGCTGTTCGCCCTGATCGCGGTAGTGGTCAGTGCCGTATTGGTAGTCTGGCTCAAGCGCCTGGGGCGCAACGAGACCTGGCTGGCAGTAGCGTTGGCACTGGTGCTGGGCGGTGCGCTGGGCAACCTGTATGACCGTATCGTGCTTGGGCACGTGGTCGACTTTATTCTGGTGCACTGGCAGAACCGCTGGTACTTCCCGGCCTTCAACGTGGCCGACAGCGCCATCACCGTGGGTGCGGTGATGCTGGCGCTGGATATGTTCAAGAGCAAGAAGTCCGGAGAGCCCGTCCATGACTGAGACCCGAATTGGCCAGAACACCGAAGTCAAACTGCACTTCGCGCTGCACCTGGAAAACGGCGACACCGTCGACAGCACGTTCGACAAGGCGCCAGCGGTGTTCAAAGTCGGCGACGGCAACCTGCTGCCGGGCTTCGAAGCGGCGATCTTCGGTTTCAAGGCCGGTGACAAGCGCACCGTGACCGTTGAGCCGGAAAACGCCTTTGGTCAGCCCAACCCGCAGAACGTACAGATCATTCCACGGTCGCAATTCAACGACATGGAACTTTCTGAAGGCCTGTTGGTGATCTTCAATGACGCTGCCAACGCCGAGCTGCCAGGTGTGGTCAAGGCTTTCGATGACGCTCAGGTGACCATCGATTTCAACCATCCACTGGCCGGCAAAACCTTGAGCTTTGAGGTGCAAATCCTCGAAGTCACGGCGCTTTGAGCCAGGAGCCGAACATGCAAATCAAACTCGCCAACCCCCGCGGTTTCTGCGCGGGCGTGGACCGGGCGATCGAGATCGTCAATCGCGCCCTGGAAGTCTTCGGCCCACCGATCTATGTGCGTCACGAAGTGGTGCACAACAAGTTCGTGGTCGAAGACCTGCGTGCGCGTGGTGCGATCTTTGTCGAAGAGCTGGATCAGGTGCCGGATGACGTCATCGTCATCTTCAGTGCCCACGGTGTTTCCCAGGCCGTGCGCCAGGAAGCTGCCGGGCGCGGTCTGAAAGTGTTCGATGCGACCTGCCCGCTGGTCACCAAGGTGCATATCGAGGTGGCGCGCTACAGCCGCGACGGTCGCGAATGCATCCTCATTGGCCATGAAGGTCACCCGGAAGTCGAAGGCACCATGGGTCAGTACGACGCCAGCAATGGCGGTGCAATCTACCTGGTCGAAGACGAGGAAGATGTGACCAAGCTGCAGGTCAATGACCCGGACAAACTGGCTTTCGTTACCCAGACGACCTTGTCGATGGATGACACCAGCCGCGTCATCGATGCCCTGCGTGCGCGCTTCCCGAATATCGGTGGGCCGCGCAAGGACGACATCTGCTACGCCACCCAGAACCGCCAGGATGCGGTCAAGCAGTTGGCCGACGAATGCGATGTGGTTCTGGTGGTCGGCAGCCCGAACAGCTCCAATTCCAACCGCCTGCGTGAGCTGGCCGAGCGCATGGCAACGCCGGCTTACCTGATCGACGGCGCCGAAGACCTGCAAAAAAGCTGGTTCGACGGCGTCGAGCGTATTGGCATCACTGCCGGCGCTTCGGCCCCGGAAGTGCTGGTGCGTGGCGTTATTGCGCAACTCAGAGAGTGG
Protein-coding sequences here:
- the fkpB gene encoding FKBP-type peptidyl-prolyl cis-trans isomerase: MTETRIGQNTEVKLHFALHLENGDTVDSTFDKAPAVFKVGDGNLLPGFEAAIFGFKAGDKRTVTVEPENAFGQPNPQNVQIIPRSQFNDMELSEGLLVIFNDAANAELPGVVKAFDDAQVTIDFNHPLAGKTLSFEVQILEVTAL
- the ribF gene encoding bifunctional riboflavin kinase/FAD synthetase; the protein is MQLVRGLQNLRPLHRGCVATIGNFDGVHRGHQAILARLRERAVALGVPSCVVIFEPQPREYFAPDSAPARLARLRDKVALLAAEGVDRVLCLAFNQRLSKLSAAEFVDTILVDGLGVKHLEVGDDFRFGCDRVGDFEFLQQAGLSQGFTVEAAQTVEQEGLRVSSTQVRSALAKADFALAERLLGRPYRISGRVLHGQKLARQLGTPTANIQLKRHRVPLTGVYLVSVELDGKAWPGVANIGVRPTVSGDGRAHLEVHLLDYAGDLYGRRLTVEFHHKLRDEQRFASLEALKSAIDADIAAARAHWHAQPLTKSLK
- the ileS gene encoding isoleucine--tRNA ligase gives rise to the protein MTDYKATLNLPDTAFPMKAGLPQREPQILQRWDSIGLYQKLREIGKDRPKFVLHDGPPYANGKIHIGHALNKILKDMIVRSKTLSGFDAPYVPGWDCHGLPIEHKVEVTHGKHLSADQTRELCRAYAAEQIEGQKTEFIRLGVLGDWDNPYKTMNFANEAGEIRALAEMVKHGFVFKGLKPVNWCFDCGSALAEAEVEYADKKSQTIDVAFPVADEAKLAAAFGLASLAKPASIVIWTTTPWTIPANQALNVHPEFTYALVDVGDKLLVLAQELVESCLKRYALEGSVIATAPGSALELVNFRHPFYERLSPVYLADYVELGAGTGVVHSAPAYGEDDFVTCKRYGMVNDDILTPVQSNGVYVPSLAFFGGQFIWKANPAIVDKLSEVGALMHTETISHSYMHCWRHKTPLIYRATAQWFVGMDKQPDNGDTLRKRAVKAIEETKFVPAWGQARLHSMIANRPDWCISRQRNWGVPIPFFLNKQTGELHPRTVELMEEVAKRVEKEGIEAWFKMDAAELLGDEAGQYDKIADTLDVWFDSGTTHWHVLRGSHSIGHETGPRADLYLEGSDQHRGWFHSSLLTGCAIDNHAPYRELLTHGFTVDENGRKMSKSLGNTIEPQKVNDTLGADILRLWVSATDYSGEMAVSEQILQRSADAYRRIRNTARFLLSNLSGFDPARDLLPAEDMLALDRWAVDRTLLLQRELEEHYGEYRFWNVYSKIHNFCVQELGGFYLDIIKDRQYTTGANSVARRSCQTALYHISEALVRWIAPILAFTADELWQYLPGERNESVMLNTWYQGLTELPEGFELGRAYWDRVMAAKTAVNKELENQRSAKAIGGNLQAEVTLFADDALSADLNKLGDELRFVLITSAASVAPFVQAPADAVETEVPGLKLKVVKSGHAKCGRCWHFRADVGANPEHPEICARCADNISGKGEVRHYA
- the lspA gene encoding signal peptidase II, whose translation is MPNPAAGRFGRLGWLWLSVLVLVLDQASKFYFEGTLSLYQQIVVIPDYFSWTLAYNTGAAFSFLADSSGWQRWLFALIAVVVSAVLVVWLKRLGRNETWLAVALALVLGGALGNLYDRIVLGHVVDFILVHWQNRWYFPAFNVADSAITVGAVMLALDMFKSKKSGEPVHD
- the ispH gene encoding 4-hydroxy-3-methylbut-2-enyl diphosphate reductase, with product MQIKLANPRGFCAGVDRAIEIVNRALEVFGPPIYVRHEVVHNKFVVEDLRARGAIFVEELDQVPDDVIVIFSAHGVSQAVRQEAAGRGLKVFDATCPLVTKVHIEVARYSRDGRECILIGHEGHPEVEGTMGQYDASNGGAIYLVEDEEDVTKLQVNDPDKLAFVTQTTLSMDDTSRVIDALRARFPNIGGPRKDDICYATQNRQDAVKQLADECDVVLVVGSPNSSNSNRLRELAERMATPAYLIDGAEDLQKSWFDGVERIGITAGASAPEVLVRGVIAQLREWGATGAEELDGREENITFSMPKELRVRSLI